The Yersinia intermedia genome window below encodes:
- a CDS encoding tyrosine-type recombinase/integrase — MKMRVLQIGYINQEFEDKPLKAVTTKHIADFINTYVDSGKSSMAVNLRSVLSDVFREAIADGLISSNPVEATRTPSPKVKRERLDYAAFCKIYEAAGQQRNWVQLSLALALITGQRRDDVRQLKRSDVHDGKLWIVQSKTKMQIAISLSLRLEIMKTTVGEIIEKCLNNSKSEYLICSSSRKSGRELGALNADSLTKAFVKALKATDLVYDISPPSFHEIRSLASRLYEAEYGKEFAQKLLGHKSMKMTNVYLDSRKNEWVEI; from the coding sequence ATGAAAATGAGAGTCCTGCAAATCGGATATATTAACCAAGAATTTGAAGATAAGCCGCTCAAGGCCGTTACCACCAAGCATATCGCTGATTTTATTAACACCTATGTCGATAGCGGTAAAAGTTCAATGGCAGTAAATCTACGTTCTGTTTTGTCTGATGTTTTTCGCGAAGCAATAGCTGATGGTTTAATTAGCAGCAATCCAGTGGAAGCAACACGCACGCCATCACCAAAAGTTAAGCGGGAGCGACTTGACTATGCCGCCTTTTGCAAAATTTATGAGGCTGCTGGCCAACAACGGAACTGGGTTCAACTCAGCCTGGCTCTGGCACTGATTACCGGCCAACGCCGTGACGATGTGCGGCAATTAAAAAGAAGCGATGTTCATGACGGCAAACTTTGGATAGTCCAGAGTAAAACCAAGATGCAGATTGCGATATCGCTATCATTACGGCTGGAAATAATGAAGACCACGGTTGGGGAAATTATAGAAAAGTGCCTGAATAACAGCAAAAGTGAATATCTCATTTGCTCGTCCAGTAGAAAATCAGGCCGGGAGCTAGGTGCATTAAATGCGGACTCACTCACCAAAGCATTTGTTAAAGCATTGAAAGCAACGGATCTGGTTTATGACATATCCCCTCCCAGCTTTCACGAGATCCGCAGCCTGGCATCGCGGTTGTATGAAGCGGAATACGGTAAGGAATTTGCACAGAAATTGCTTGGACATAAATCGATGAAAATGACGAATGTATACCTGGATTCACGTAAAAATGAGTGGGTTGAGATTTAG